From a single Apostichopus japonicus isolate 1M-3 chromosome 12, ASM3797524v1, whole genome shotgun sequence genomic region:
- the LOC139976906 gene encoding tyrosine-protein kinase SRK3-like: MVCKLYDFNLRSATKKMLSNIKFEENLRLPWFAPETIFKKHYDRESDVWSFAVFIWEISSQGASPFDGLDIMEFADQPDALPVLSKPDLCSESLYAIMTSCLTVDPADRMSLTALKTKLFQLIENI, encoded by the exons ATGGTGTGCAAACTGTACGACTTCAACTTGCGGTCAGCTACCAAGaaaatgctttcaaatatcAAGTTTGAG GAAAACCTTCGCCTTCCATGGTTTGCCCCGGAGACCATTTTCAAGAAACATTATGACCGCGAAAGTGATGTTTGGTCTTTTGCCGTTTTCATATGGGAGATATCTTCTCAGG GTGCTTCTCCGTTTGATGGATTAGATATTATGGAGTTTGCTGATCAGCCTGATGCCTTACCAGTTCTCTCAAAGCCTGATTTGTGTTCAGAATCTCT ATACGCAATTATGACGTCTTGCTTGACGGTTGATCCGGCAGATCGAATGAGCCTTACAGCGTTGAAGACGAAGCTATTTCAGCTAATAGAAAATATTTAG